The Candidatus Obscuribacterales bacterium genome has a segment encoding these proteins:
- a CDS encoding tetratricopeptide repeat protein has translation MSTAHFPIPEPNAEQLMQQGQACLAAGDMTGAIAHFSAALQHQPTPERFLKRASAYLSLKTSAAAILDAQCATQLDPSMAIAHHLLAKAHAMAGHVDEAIAAYKQAAHLYLNQADADSAKACIAQIDRLRASVLPPPSPSPPPSQPTAQPLISPEAFLEQALTKMEQRNYPGAIADLSWLLKFEPDQADVLCKRAYAYAKTGQAQAAIQDLAKALSLDPENPNSIKQRGIVRLILGDGRGAVQDFSQLLRNGGDPRLLLSQRAKAYAQMQAWDDAFKDYANALGFEPDNPDLYAGRAAVWEAKGDREEALKDYQQAATLWLNRGQWTSYQTMQDRIQGLQSKGKSNALRLPIKYKVANCPVVDVVLNGDYRFNMILDPQFSLTLISPLIAVTGHRSRA, from the coding sequence ATGTCCACCGCCCATTTCCCGATTCCGGAGCCCAATGCTGAGCAGTTGATGCAGCAGGGGCAGGCCTGCTTAGCAGCGGGAGACATGACCGGGGCGATCGCTCACTTTAGCGCTGCTTTACAGCATCAGCCCACCCCCGAACGTTTTCTAAAGCGGGCCTCGGCTTATCTCAGCCTCAAGACCAGCGCCGCTGCTATTTTGGATGCCCAGTGTGCCACGCAGCTCGATCCCTCCATGGCGATCGCTCACCATTTATTGGCGAAGGCCCATGCCATGGCGGGTCACGTTGACGAGGCGATCGCCGCCTATAAGCAAGCTGCCCACCTGTATCTCAACCAAGCTGATGCCGACAGCGCCAAGGCCTGCATCGCCCAGATTGATCGGCTCCGAGCGTCGGTTTTGCCCCCACCGTCCCCATCGCCCCCACCCTCCCAACCCACCGCTCAGCCCCTGATCTCCCCCGAAGCCTTCCTAGAGCAAGCGTTGACCAAGATGGAGCAGCGGAACTACCCGGGAGCGATCGCTGACCTGAGCTGGCTGCTGAAGTTTGAGCCAGACCAGGCCGATGTGCTGTGCAAACGCGCCTACGCCTACGCTAAAACAGGACAGGCCCAGGCCGCGATCCAAGACCTAGCCAAGGCGCTCAGCCTTGACCCTGAGAATCCGAATAGCATTAAACAGCGGGGCATTGTGCGCCTAATCTTGGGGGATGGACGCGGTGCCGTGCAGGACTTCAGCCAACTGCTGCGTAACGGGGGCGATCCACGGTTGCTGTTGTCCCAGCGGGCCAAGGCCTATGCCCAGATGCAGGCCTGGGATGATGCCTTCAAAGACTATGCCAATGCCCTGGGGTTTGAGCCAGACAATCCCGACCTCTATGCTGGACGGGCGGCGGTGTGGGAGGCCAAGGGCGATCGCGAAGAAGCGCTGAAGGATTATCAACAGGCCGCTACCCTCTGGCTGAATCGGGGGCAGTGGACATCCTACCAAACGATGCAAGATCGAATTCAGGGCCTGCAGTCGAAGGGGAAGTCCAATGCCCTGCGTCTACCGATTAAATATAAGGTAGCGAATTGCCCCGTGGTGGATGTGGTGCTGAATGGTGATTATCGGTTCAACATGATCCTGGATCCGCAGTTCAGCCTGACGCTGATTTCTCCCCTGATTGCCGTGACCGGTCACCGGAGCCGGGCGTGA
- a CDS encoding glutathione S-transferase family protein, with protein MTVAPLSWAELEALTIAQVDPVSGPTNAQAQLRLFGAAESDIRVTLYRDNHAWCPYCQKVWLWLEEQHIPYRVKKVTMFCYGEKERWYKDLVPSGMLPALSLDDRIITESDDILLALEQTFGPLTQGLEDAAVLPLRRLERLLFRAWCAWLCYPTTSSRQEERNRSQFIAVVAKVEQALASTPGPYFLSEFGSADVIFTPYVERMNASLFYYKGYSLREENPRLSDWFDAMESRPTYRGTQSDFHTHVHDLPPQMGGCWENDHPQTRINQMRVDQGPWMGLPDVTYPEPETSRAEALHRVLKHRASIIQVNPADDTSFDTALRCALTHLMTGAVCPPPPGSDLSLRYLRDRISVPRDMSIYAAKRLRESLEATAAIAGDRQGPAIPKQHRRDQNPAEFARS; from the coding sequence ATGACCGTCGCCCCTCTAAGCTGGGCAGAACTGGAGGCTCTGACGATCGCTCAGGTCGATCCGGTTTCTGGCCCCACCAATGCTCAAGCTCAGCTACGCCTGTTTGGTGCGGCTGAATCGGATATCCGGGTCACCCTTTACCGCGATAACCATGCCTGGTGCCCCTACTGTCAAAAGGTGTGGCTATGGCTAGAAGAACAGCACATTCCCTACCGGGTCAAAAAAGTGACCATGTTTTGCTACGGGGAAAAGGAACGCTGGTATAAAGATCTGGTTCCGTCGGGCATGTTGCCAGCGCTGTCCCTCGACGATCGCATAATCACCGAAAGTGACGATATTTTGCTGGCCTTGGAGCAGACGTTTGGCCCCCTCACCCAGGGCTTGGAAGACGCTGCTGTTCTTCCCCTGCGCCGGCTAGAGCGCTTACTGTTTCGGGCTTGGTGTGCCTGGCTATGCTATCCCACCACCTCATCCCGGCAGGAGGAGCGCAACCGCAGTCAGTTTATCGCCGTGGTCGCTAAGGTGGAGCAGGCCCTAGCCAGCACCCCTGGCCCTTACTTTCTGTCTGAGTTTGGCAGTGCGGATGTCATCTTCACGCCCTATGTGGAACGGATGAACGCCAGCTTGTTCTACTACAAAGGCTATTCTTTGCGGGAGGAGAATCCTAGGCTATCCGACTGGTTTGATGCCATGGAAAGCCGGCCGACCTATCGAGGCACCCAAAGCGATTTCCATACCCATGTCCATGATCTGCCTCCCCAGATGGGCGGCTGCTGGGAGAATGATCACCCTCAAACGCGGATCAACCAAATGCGGGTGGATCAGGGCCCATGGATGGGGTTGCCGGATGTCACCTATCCCGAACCGGAAACCTCTCGGGCGGAGGCTTTGCATCGGGTGCTGAAACATAGGGCCAGTATTATTCAGGTCAATCCGGCGGACGATACGTCCTTTGATACGGCGCTGCGCTGTGCCCTCACCCATTTGATGACCGGGGCTGTTTGTCCGCCACCCCCCGGCTCTGACCTCTCGCTGCGCTATTTGCGCGACCGCATCAGTGTACCTCGGGATATGTCTATCTACGCTGCCAAACGCCTGCGGGAGTCCCTAGAAGCGACGGCAGCGATCGCCGGCGATCGGCAAGGGCCAGCCATTCCAAAGCAGCATCGACGGGATCAAAATCCAGCCGAGTTTGCGCGATCGTGA